The DNA window GGGAAAAAGTATCAGAAATCTACCGGGATGGAATTAATACCGGAATTGCCACTTTTCAAACAGAAGTTCCCGAATGGTCGGATTGGGACAAAAGTCATTTAGAAAAAGGAAGAATTATTGCATTACATAACAATCAAATAATAGGTTGGGCAGCACTTACAGCCGTTTCTGACCGCTGCATTTATGCCGGTGTTGCTGAAGTTAGCCTTTATATAGCAAAAGATTTTTGGGGAAAGAAAGTTGGCACAAAACTACTGCAGAAACTCATCTATATTAGTGAGAAAGAGGGGAT is part of the Chitinophagaceae bacterium genome and encodes:
- a CDS encoding N-acetyltransferase family protein — its product is MQLTFRKLTQKDWEKVSEIYRDGINTGIATFQTEVPEWSDWDKSHLEKGRIIALHNNQIIGWAALTAVSDRCIYAGVAEVSLYIAKDFWGKKVGTKLLQKLIYISEKEGIWTLQAGIFTENIASLNLHKSVGFRTVGMREKIGKLNNQWKDLYLLERRSKIV